The Haemorhous mexicanus isolate bHaeMex1 chromosome 5, bHaeMex1.pri, whole genome shotgun sequence genome contains a region encoding:
- the DNAJB9 gene encoding dnaJ homolog subfamily B member 9 yields MATTQSVFTFALCILMITELILATESYYDILGVPKNASDRQIKKAFHKLAMKYHPDKNKSPGAEAKFREIAEAYETLSDENKRREYDQLGRHGGRGSNGSPFHQSFNFNFDDLFKDFDLFSQNSRSKKHFENHFRSHREAHNRQRRSFQEFSFGGGLFDDVFENMEKMFSFSDFENAHRHAVRTDARFHGSSKHCRTVTQRRGNMVTTYTDCSGQ; encoded by the exons ATGGCCACTACACAATCTGTCTTCACATTTGCTCTCTGCATTTTAATGATAACAGAATTAATACTGGCTACAGAGAGCTATTATGATATCTTAGGAGTTCCAAAAAATGCATCTGACCGCCAGATTAAGAAGGCATTTCACAAGCTGGCTATGAAGTACCACCCAGACAAAAATAAGAGTCCTGGAGCAGAAGCAAAATTTAGAGAAATTGCTGAAG cATATGAAACATTGTCAGATGAGAATAAACGAAGAGAATATGATCAGCTTGGCCGTCACGGAGGAAGAGGAAGTAACGGAAGTCCATTCCATCAGTCATTTAATTTCAACTTTGACGATCTCTTCAAAGACTTTGACCTATTTAGTCAAAACTCACGGTCAAAGAAGCACTTTGAAAATCACTTCCGAAGTCATCGGGAGGCTCATAACCGGCAAAGACGTTCTTTCCAAGAGTTTTCTTTTGGAGGTGGACTGTTTGATGATGTGTttgaaaatatggaaaagaTGTTTTCGTTCAGTGACTTTGAAAATGCACACAGACACGCAGTGCGAACTGATGCCAGGTTTCATGGATCCAGCAAGCACTGCAGGACTGTCACTCAGAGGCGAGGAAACATGGTTACCACATACACCGACTGCTCTGGACAAtaa